In Streptomyces sp. SID8374, one genomic interval encodes:
- a CDS encoding response regulator transcription factor: MTTTTAPQGRTELLRPDRTPVRVLVVDDEAPLAELLSMALRYEGWEVRSAGDGAGAVRAAREFRPDAVVLDVMLPDMDGLAVLGRLRRDHSDVPVLFLTARDAVEDRIAGLTAGGDDYVTKPFSLEEVVARLRGLIRRSGTALAAERSQSTLTVGDLVLDEDSHEVSRGGDAIHLTATEFELLRFLMRNPRRVLSKAQILDRVWNYDFGGQANVVELYISYLRKKIDAGRTPMIHTRRGAGYLIKPGE; this comes from the coding sequence ATGACGACGACGACCGCGCCCCAGGGGCGTACCGAACTGCTCAGGCCGGACCGTACGCCCGTGCGCGTCCTGGTCGTGGACGACGAGGCTCCGCTCGCCGAGCTGCTCTCGATGGCCCTGCGGTACGAGGGCTGGGAGGTGCGCAGCGCCGGTGACGGGGCCGGGGCCGTGCGCGCGGCCCGTGAATTCCGGCCGGACGCGGTGGTCCTGGACGTGATGCTCCCGGACATGGACGGCCTCGCCGTGCTGGGCCGGCTCCGGCGCGACCACTCCGACGTGCCCGTCCTCTTCCTGACCGCCCGCGACGCCGTGGAGGACCGGATCGCCGGGCTCACGGCGGGCGGCGACGACTACGTGACCAAGCCGTTCAGCCTGGAGGAGGTCGTGGCCCGGCTGCGCGGGCTGATCCGCCGCTCCGGTACCGCGCTCGCCGCCGAGCGGAGCCAGTCCACGCTCACCGTCGGGGACCTGGTGCTGGACGAGGACAGCCATGAGGTCAGCCGGGGCGGGGACGCGATCCACCTGACCGCCACCGAGTTCGAGCTGCTGCGCTTCCTGATGCGCAACCCGCGCCGGGTGCTCAGCAAGGCGCAGATCCTGGACCGGGTCTGGAACTACGACTTCGGCGGCCAGGCCAACGTCGTGGAGCTCTACATCTCCTACCTCCGCAAGAAGATCGACGCCGGGCGGACGCCGATGATCCACACCCGGCGCGGGGCGGGCTATCTGATCAAGCCCGGTGAGTAG
- a CDS encoding bifunctional glycosyltransferase family 2/GtrA family protein — MTTTDSLRSGPGANGRSSGTGRDSNRTGRDTGRLPVREHLPAGQAAAPSAAPVLDVVVPVYNEEKDLRPCVLRLHDHLSRTFPYPFRITVADNASTDATPAVAARLAAELRGVRYVRLEEKGRGRALRTVWTDSDAPVLAYMDVDLSTDLNALLPLVAPLISGHSDLAIGSRLARSARVVRGSKREFISRAYNLILRSSLAAGFSDAQCGFKAIRSEVAERLLPMVEDSGWFFDTELLVLAERAGLRIHEVPVDWIDDPDSTVHIVRTATEDLKGVWRVGRALAVGALPLDRLARPFGDDPRDRALTGVPRGLARQLVGFCVVGVLSTLFYLALYSLFRLGVGPQLANGGALLVSAVANTAANRRLTFGVRGRGGAVRHQAQGLVVFAIGLALTSGSLAALGAATGSPSHGTELAVLITANLAATVLRFLLLRAWVFPARAGSHPGPDPVSDSYSEDVR; from the coding sequence ATGACCACCACCGACAGCCTCCGGAGCGGCCCCGGCGCCAACGGCCGCAGCAGCGGAACGGGCAGGGACAGCAACAGGACGGGCAGGGACACCGGCCGCCTGCCGGTCAGGGAGCACCTCCCGGCCGGCCAGGCGGCGGCCCCCTCCGCCGCCCCCGTCCTCGACGTCGTCGTCCCCGTCTACAACGAGGAGAAGGACCTCCGCCCCTGCGTCCTGCGCCTCCACGACCACCTGTCGCGGACCTTCCCGTACCCCTTCCGCATCACCGTCGCCGACAACGCCAGCACCGACGCCACGCCCGCCGTCGCGGCCCGGCTCGCGGCGGAGCTGCGCGGGGTGCGGTACGTACGGCTGGAGGAGAAGGGGCGCGGCCGGGCGCTGCGTACGGTCTGGACCGACTCCGACGCGCCTGTCCTCGCCTACATGGACGTCGACCTCTCCACCGACCTCAACGCGCTCCTCCCGCTGGTCGCCCCGCTGATCTCCGGCCACTCCGACCTGGCCATCGGCTCGCGGCTCGCCCGGAGTGCGCGGGTGGTACGCGGGTCGAAGCGGGAGTTCATCTCGCGCGCCTACAACCTCATCCTGCGCTCCTCCCTCGCCGCCGGATTCAGCGACGCCCAGTGCGGGTTCAAGGCGATCCGGAGCGAGGTGGCCGAGCGGCTGCTGCCGATGGTGGAGGACAGCGGCTGGTTCTTCGACACCGAGCTGCTGGTCCTCGCCGAGCGCGCCGGGCTGCGCATCCACGAGGTGCCCGTCGACTGGATCGACGACCCCGACTCGACCGTGCACATCGTGCGCACGGCCACCGAGGACCTGAAAGGCGTGTGGCGGGTGGGGCGGGCGCTCGCCGTGGGCGCGCTGCCGCTGGACCGGCTGGCCCGGCCCTTCGGCGACGACCCGCGCGACCGGGCGCTGACCGGCGTGCCGCGCGGACTGGCCCGGCAGTTGGTCGGGTTCTGCGTGGTGGGGGTCCTCTCCACCCTCTTCTACCTGGCCCTGTACTCCCTCTTCCGGCTCGGCGTCGGCCCGCAGCTCGCCAATGGCGGCGCGCTCCTCGTCTCCGCCGTCGCCAACACCGCCGCCAACCGGAGGCTCACCTTCGGCGTACGCGGCCGGGGCGGCGCCGTACGCCATCAGGCCCAGGGCCTCGTGGTCTTCGCCATCGGCCTCGCCCTCACCAGCGGTTCGCTCGCGGCGCTCGGCGCGGCCACCGGCTCGCCCTCGCACGGCACGGAGCTGGCCGTCCTGATCACCGCCAACCTCGCGGCCACCGTGCTGCGCTTCCTGCTCCTGCGCGCCTGGGTCTTCCCGGCCCGCGCCGGCTCCCACCCTGGCCCCGACCCCGTTTCCGATTCCTATTCCGAGGACGTCCGATGA
- a CDS encoding amidohydrolase family protein: MEAESAENAESHDVVRFWERLGLPGLIDVHTHFMPEQVLRKVWSYFDSTGPLTGLEWPITYRYEEEQRLSVLRSFGVRRFTSMLYPHKPGMARWLNDWAAGFAARVPDCLHTATLFPEEGVELYVKEAVENGARVFKSHLQVGAYDANDPLLEGTWGLLAEAGVPVVMHCGSGPAPGRFTGPEPIGRLLARHPRLRLIVAHMGMPEYAEFLALAAVYPEVRLDTTMAFTDFSEGFTPFPAGQRGRLADLGDRILLGTDFPNIPYPYIHQLEVLERLGLGDEWLRAVCYRNAEALFGAGS, translated from the coding sequence GTGGAAGCCGAGAGTGCCGAGAACGCCGAGAGCCATGACGTCGTGCGGTTCTGGGAGCGGCTCGGGCTGCCGGGGCTCATCGACGTACACACCCACTTCATGCCCGAGCAGGTCCTGCGCAAGGTGTGGTCCTACTTCGACTCCACCGGACCGCTCACCGGGCTGGAGTGGCCGATCACCTACCGGTACGAGGAAGAGCAACGGCTGTCCGTACTGCGGTCGTTCGGCGTTCGCCGCTTCACCTCCATGCTCTATCCGCACAAGCCCGGCATGGCCCGCTGGCTCAACGACTGGGCCGCCGGGTTCGCCGCCCGGGTGCCCGACTGCCTGCACACCGCGACCCTCTTCCCCGAGGAGGGCGTGGAGTTGTACGTGAAGGAGGCCGTCGAGAACGGGGCGCGGGTCTTCAAATCGCACCTCCAGGTCGGCGCGTACGACGCCAATGACCCGCTGCTGGAAGGGACTTGGGGGTTGCTCGCCGAGGCCGGGGTGCCCGTCGTCATGCACTGCGGGTCAGGGCCAGCCCCGGGGAGGTTCACCGGGCCCGAGCCCATCGGGCGGCTTCTCGCGCGCCATCCCCGGCTGCGGCTGATCGTGGCGCACATGGGGATGCCGGAGTACGCGGAGTTCCTGGCGCTGGCCGCCGTGTATCCGGAGGTGCGGCTGGACACGACGATGGCGTTCACCGACTTCAGCGAGGGGTTCACGCCGTTCCCGGCCGGCCAGCGCGGGCGGCTCGCCGATCTCGGGGACCGGATCCTGCTGGGGACGGACTTCCCGAACATTCCGTACCCGTACATCCACCAGCTGGAGGTGCTGGAGCGGCTGGGGCTGGGGGACGAGTGGCTGCGGGCCGTCTGTTACCGGAACGCGGAGGCGTTGTTCGGGGCCGGTTCCTGA
- a CDS encoding glycosyltransferase family 39 protein, with product MTATAAPAPPIPVPAPPECAGGPRWARPALYGLLLAVGLAYFYNLSASGYANSFYSAAVQAGSQSWKALFFGSLDSANAITVDKPPAALWPMALSVRLFGLNSWAILAPQVLMGVATAAVLNTAVRRRFGPVAGLIAVGVFALTPVAALMFRFNNPDALLALLMTVTVWCVLRALEQGRTKWLLWAGVAVGFAFLTKTLQAFLILPPLAVLYAVCAPVPVRKRLGQLALSALTMVVAGGWWVAIVELMPASSRPYVGGSQNNSFLELTFGYNGLGRINGEETGSVGGGGGGRGGGGGGWGETGIGRMFNSEIGGQIAWLLPAALILLLAGLWLTRKAARTDSARAAFLAWGGALVMTAAVFSFMAGIFHQYYTVALAPYIAALVAMGVAVLWEERGAWWPRAVLAGTVATTVIWAYVLLGRTPEYLPWLRWAVLVGGLVGAAGLLVVGRFGGRGLALAVVGLSFAASLTGPTAYTLNTLNSGHQGSIVTAGPSGGGMGGPGGGGRGGPGGPGGGDGGGQRGGMQPPGGQVPGQGQAQGQAPGGQAGNAPGGMPTAPGGTAPGGTAPGTGTGTGFGEGMRGGGGGGMGGLLNGASVSTEAKALLEKDADAYTWTAAAVGAQNAASYQLATGDPVMAIGGFNGSDPSPTLAQFKKYVEEGKIHYFISSGTGGGMGGGGMGGGNGTSSQISSWVTENFTEVTVGSATFYDLTQPAS from the coding sequence ATGACCGCGACCGCCGCCCCCGCACCTCCGATCCCGGTGCCCGCGCCGCCCGAATGCGCCGGCGGCCCCCGCTGGGCACGCCCCGCGCTGTACGGGCTCCTCCTGGCCGTCGGGCTCGCGTACTTCTACAACCTCAGCGCCTCCGGTTACGCCAACTCCTTCTACTCCGCCGCCGTCCAGGCGGGCAGCCAGAGCTGGAAGGCGCTCTTCTTCGGCTCGCTGGACTCCGCCAACGCCATCACCGTCGACAAGCCCCCGGCCGCGCTCTGGCCGATGGCTCTCTCCGTACGGCTCTTCGGGCTCAACTCCTGGGCGATCCTGGCCCCGCAGGTGCTGATGGGCGTGGCCACGGCCGCCGTACTGAACACCGCCGTACGCCGTCGGTTCGGGCCGGTCGCCGGGCTGATCGCGGTCGGCGTGTTCGCGCTGACACCGGTCGCCGCGCTGATGTTCCGCTTCAACAACCCCGATGCGCTGCTCGCCCTGCTGATGACCGTCACCGTGTGGTGCGTGCTGCGGGCGCTGGAGCAGGGGCGGACGAAGTGGCTGCTGTGGGCGGGGGTCGCGGTCGGGTTCGCGTTCCTGACGAAGACCTTGCAGGCGTTCCTGATCCTGCCGCCGCTGGCCGTGCTGTACGCGGTGTGCGCGCCCGTTCCCGTACGGAAGCGGCTCGGCCAACTCGCCCTCTCCGCCCTGACGATGGTCGTCGCCGGTGGCTGGTGGGTGGCGATCGTGGAGCTGATGCCCGCGTCGTCGCGGCCGTACGTCGGCGGCTCGCAGAACAACTCGTTCCTGGAGCTGACCTTCGGCTACAACGGGCTCGGCCGGATCAACGGTGAGGAGACCGGGAGCGTCGGCGGTGGGGGCGGCGGCCGTGGGGGCGGTGGCGGTGGCTGGGGTGAGACCGGCATCGGGCGGATGTTCAACTCCGAGATCGGCGGCCAGATCGCCTGGCTGCTGCCCGCCGCGCTGATCCTGCTGCTGGCCGGTCTCTGGCTGACCCGGAAGGCCGCCCGGACCGATTCCGCGCGGGCCGCGTTCCTGGCGTGGGGCGGGGCGCTGGTCATGACGGCTGCGGTGTTCAGCTTCATGGCGGGGATCTTCCACCAGTACTACACGGTGGCCCTCGCCCCGTACATCGCGGCGCTCGTCGCCATGGGGGTGGCGGTGCTGTGGGAGGAGCGGGGTGCCTGGTGGCCGAGGGCGGTGCTCGCGGGGACCGTCGCCACGACGGTGATCTGGGCGTACGTCCTGCTCGGCCGGACCCCGGAGTACCTGCCGTGGCTGCGGTGGGCAGTGCTCGTGGGCGGGCTCGTGGGGGCGGCCGGGCTGCTGGTCGTGGGGCGGTTCGGCGGGCGGGGGCTGGCCCTCGCGGTGGTCGGGCTGAGCTTCGCGGCCTCGCTGACGGGCCCGACGGCGTACACCCTCAACACCCTGAACTCCGGGCACCAGGGGTCGATCGTGACCGCCGGGCCTTCGGGTGGCGGCATGGGCGGTCCTGGGGGCGGGGGCCGGGGCGGTCCCGGTGGCCCTGGCGGCGGTGACGGCGGTGGGCAGCGCGGGGGGATGCAGCCGCCTGGCGGGCAGGTCCCCGGTCAGGGGCAGGCCCAAGGTCAGGCCCCGGGTGGTCAGGCGGGTAACGCGCCCGGCGGGATGCCTACCGCGCCTGGAGGAACCGCCCCCGGAGGAACCGCGCCCGGCACCGGAACCGGAACCGGCTTCGGCGAAGGTATGAGGGGCGGCGGAGGCGGCGGTATGGGCGGGCTCCTCAACGGCGCGTCCGTCTCCACCGAGGCGAAGGCGCTCCTGGAGAAGGACGCCGACGCCTACACCTGGACCGCAGCGGCCGTCGGCGCCCAGAACGCGGCCAGCTACCAGCTCGCCACCGGCGACCCGGTGATGGCCATCGGCGGGTTCAACGGCAGCGACCCCTCCCCGACGCTCGCCCAGTTCAAGAAGTACGTGGAGGAAGGGAAGATCCACTACTTCATCTCAAGCGGAACGGGCGGCGGCATGGGCGGCGGCGGAATGGGAGGAGGCAACGGGACCTCGTCCCAGATCTCCTCCTGGGTGACGGAGAACTTCACCGAGGTCACCGTCGGCAGCGCCACCTTCTACGACCTGACGCAGCCCGCCAGTTGA
- a CDS encoding DUF2797 domain-containing protein, with the protein MALGWRCTGVAWPGDVPQLGWSKGSERRVSVLSYGGGLGFRAVGERHCVGARGNVCPLGAVVSVRSTGARCPECARLDRAHSVAADTLLDDPRTYRVYLAWFGPGMVKVGITREERDAARLREQGAVAFTWLGRGPLMAARRTEEVLRAALGVPDRIPYAKKRGVRGRLPGEKERLAEVVELYGRAAALQGRGWPESLEPLPLEVVDHVRIFGLDRSAVATRSVSELVDGGVVAGRLVAAAGPDLHLAVGGGGGVVVLDTRLITGWELAAVDPAAADDVRVPLIDIGGGGVQGGLF; encoded by the coding sequence GTGGCCTTGGGGTGGCGGTGTACCGGGGTCGCGTGGCCGGGGGATGTGCCGCAGCTGGGGTGGAGCAAAGGCTCCGAGCGGCGGGTGAGCGTTCTCTCGTACGGCGGCGGGCTCGGGTTCCGCGCGGTGGGTGAGCGGCACTGCGTGGGGGCCCGGGGGAACGTGTGTCCTCTGGGGGCCGTGGTGTCCGTGCGCAGTACCGGGGCCCGGTGCCCGGAGTGTGCGCGGCTGGACCGGGCCCACTCGGTGGCCGCCGATACGTTGCTGGACGACCCGAGGACGTACCGCGTCTATCTCGCCTGGTTCGGGCCCGGCATGGTCAAGGTCGGGATCACCCGCGAGGAGCGGGACGCCGCACGGCTGCGGGAGCAGGGGGCGGTGGCCTTCACCTGGCTGGGGCGTGGGCCTCTGATGGCCGCCCGGCGGACCGAAGAGGTGCTGCGGGCCGCCCTCGGGGTGCCGGACCGGATCCCGTACGCCAAGAAGCGGGGCGTGCGCGGCCGACTGCCTGGAGAGAAGGAGCGGTTGGCAGAGGTGGTGGAGTTGTACGGGCGGGCCGCCGCGCTTCAAGGGCGTGGGTGGCCCGAGTCGTTGGAGCCTTTGCCTCTTGAAGTCGTCGATCACGTACGGATCTTCGGGCTGGACCGGTCGGCCGTTGCTACGCGGTCGGTGAGTGAGCTCGTTGACGGCGGCGTGGTGGCCGGGCGGTTGGTGGCTGCCGCCGGGCCCGATCTCCACCTTGCCGTGGGCGGTGGCGGTGGCGTGGTCGTGCTGGACACGCGGCTGATCACCGGGTGGGAGCTGGCCGCCGTGGATCCGGCCGCGGCGGACGATGTGCGTGTCCCCCTCATCGACATCGGGGGCGGCGGCGTGCAGGGTGGGTTGTTCTGA
- a CDS encoding serine hydrolase domain-containing protein, translating into MSTPHGLQKLLDAHIAEGPTPGAVALVARGDRVEVATAGSATLAGTGTGTGTEAEAEGGTGTGAGTEGALGTGASASPMRRDSLFRLASITKPIVAAAAMTLVEDGLIAPADPVAAWLPELSSPLVVRTPQSPVDDVVSAVRPITLLDLLTFRAGYGFPSDFSLPALAPLLAELKQGPPQPQAVPEPDAWMAALSRIPLLHQPGEGWLYNTCSDILGVLIARVADRPLPVYLAERLFEPLGMTDTGFAVAPGALDRFTGYYRAGEDGGSGPELVDAPDGRWSTPPAFPSGAGGLVSTVDDWYAFGRMLLAEGLADDGRRVLAGESVRQMITDQLTPEQRAASGLFTEGQGWGFGGSVDVEITAPWNVPGRYGWVGGTGTTAHVIPATGTVAVLLTQMELAGPTAPQVMRDFWTYAAGF; encoded by the coding sequence ATGAGCACCCCGCACGGACTTCAGAAACTGCTGGACGCCCACATCGCCGAGGGGCCGACGCCGGGCGCGGTGGCGCTGGTCGCCCGGGGCGACCGGGTGGAGGTGGCGACGGCCGGCTCGGCCACGCTCGCCGGGACCGGGACCGGGACCGGGACCGAGGCCGAGGCCGAGGGCGGGACCGGGACCGGGGCGGGGACCGAGGGCGCGCTCGGAACCGGAGCCTCCGCCTCGCCCATGCGGCGGGACTCCCTCTTCCGCCTCGCCTCGATCACCAAGCCGATCGTCGCCGCGGCCGCCATGACCCTCGTCGAGGACGGGCTGATCGCGCCCGCCGACCCGGTCGCCGCCTGGCTGCCCGAACTGTCCTCGCCGCTCGTCGTCCGGACCCCGCAGAGCCCGGTCGACGACGTGGTGTCGGCGGTCCGCCCGATCACCCTCCTGGACCTGCTGACCTTCCGGGCCGGGTACGGCTTCCCGTCCGACTTCTCGCTCCCGGCCCTCGCCCCGCTGCTCGCCGAGCTGAAACAGGGCCCTCCGCAGCCGCAGGCCGTGCCCGAGCCCGACGCCTGGATGGCCGCGCTCTCCCGGATCCCGCTGCTCCACCAGCCGGGCGAGGGCTGGCTCTACAACACGTGCTCCGACATCCTCGGCGTCCTGATCGCCCGGGTCGCCGACCGCCCGCTGCCCGTGTACCTGGCGGAGCGGCTGTTCGAGCCCCTGGGGATGACGGACACCGGGTTCGCCGTGGCGCCCGGCGCGCTGGACCGGTTCACCGGCTACTACCGGGCCGGGGAGGACGGCGGGAGCGGGCCCGAGCTGGTCGACGCCCCCGACGGCCGGTGGAGCACGCCGCCCGCCTTCCCCTCCGGCGCCGGCGGCCTGGTCTCGACCGTCGACGACTGGTACGCCTTCGGCCGGATGCTGCTCGCCGAAGGCCTGGCGGACGACGGGCGGCGGGTGCTGGCCGGAGAGTCGGTGCGGCAGATGATCACCGACCAGCTGACCCCGGAGCAGCGCGCGGCGAGCGGGCTGTTCACGGAGGGCCAGGGCTGGGGGTTCGGCGGCTCGGTGGACGTCGAGATCACGGCCCCGTGGAACGTGCCGGGCCGCTACGGCTGGGTCGGCGGCACCGGCACCACGGCCCACGTCATCCCGGCCACGGGCACGGTCGCGGTCCTGCTCACGCAGATGGAGCTGGCCGGACCGACCGCGCCCCAGGTGATGCGGGACTTCTGGACGTACGCGGCCGGGTTCTGA
- a CDS encoding HAMP domain-containing sensor histidine kinase, giving the protein MLRRPWTLRTRLVVSAVSLIAVVAAVIGSVTAIAFHSYMYGKLDDQLRSVAVRAERPPGPGPVPEAVRDAGPLGFVGGGGQPLGTFGALVDADGDITASKVVEDSGLRSQESAKPLTEAQQRALEADAPATGEDARSIDLPGLGGYRVEAATTTEGHTVLVGIPTAEVSGALTTLIVVEVCVTAAGLIAASLAGTVLVGVALRPLRRVAATATRVAELPLHSGEVAPLERVPDAEADPRTEVGQVGAALNRMLGHVGSALAARQESETRVRQFVADASHELRTPLASIRGYAELTRRATGRATGYDASASDPVTRHALGRIESEADRMTGLVEDLLLLARLDAGRPLSYESTDLLPLVVDAVSDARAADADATEAEADALHRWRLELPGEPVTVRADPARLQQVLVNLLANARTHTPPGTTVTVSVQPSVRAGDPVTLEVRDDGPGIPAELLPHVFERFARGDASRSRGAGTETATGSTGLGLAIVQAVVSAHGGRVRVDSAPGRTVFAVELPAEAAPDAPDAPDASYAPDEDSPAEAAPDAPYENSSAEAAPYTHSQGRDRLTTPV; this is encoded by the coding sequence CTGCTGCGGCGGCCGTGGACCCTGCGGACCCGGCTCGTGGTGTCCGCCGTCTCCCTCATCGCCGTCGTCGCGGCCGTCATCGGGTCCGTCACCGCGATCGCCTTCCACAGCTACATGTACGGCAAACTCGACGACCAGCTCCGCTCCGTCGCCGTACGCGCGGAGCGGCCCCCGGGTCCCGGGCCGGTGCCCGAGGCCGTGCGGGACGCCGGTCCGCTCGGCTTCGTCGGCGGGGGCGGGCAGCCGCTCGGCACGTTCGGGGCCCTCGTCGACGCCGACGGGGACATCACCGCGTCGAAGGTCGTCGAGGACAGCGGGCTGCGCTCCCAGGAGAGCGCGAAGCCGCTGACCGAGGCCCAGCAGCGGGCCCTGGAGGCCGACGCTCCGGCCACCGGCGAGGATGCCCGGAGCATCGATCTGCCGGGGCTCGGCGGCTACCGCGTGGAGGCCGCCACCACCACCGAGGGCCACACCGTCCTCGTCGGCATCCCCACCGCCGAGGTGAGCGGCGCCCTCACCACCCTGATCGTCGTCGAGGTCTGCGTCACCGCCGCCGGGCTCATCGCCGCCTCCCTCGCGGGCACCGTCCTCGTCGGCGTCGCCCTGCGCCCGCTGCGCCGGGTCGCCGCCACCGCCACCCGGGTCGCCGAACTCCCCCTGCACAGCGGTGAGGTGGCGCCCCTCGAACGCGTGCCGGACGCCGAGGCCGACCCCCGTACCGAGGTCGGGCAGGTCGGCGCGGCGCTCAACCGGATGCTGGGGCACGTCGGTTCGGCGCTGGCCGCCCGGCAGGAGAGCGAGACGCGGGTACGGCAGTTCGTCGCCGACGCCAGCCATGAGCTGCGCACCCCGCTGGCCTCGATCCGCGGGTACGCCGAGCTGACCCGGCGCGCGACGGGGCGGGCGACGGGGTACGACGCGTCGGCGTCCGATCCCGTCACCCGGCACGCGCTGGGGCGGATCGAGTCGGAGGCGGACCGGATGACCGGGCTGGTGGAGGACCTGCTGCTGCTCGCCCGCCTCGATGCCGGACGCCCGCTCTCGTACGAGAGCACCGATCTCCTGCCGTTGGTCGTGGACGCGGTCAGCGATGCCCGGGCCGCCGACGCCGACGCTACGGAGGCCGAGGCCGACGCCCTCCACCGCTGGCGGCTGGAGCTGCCCGGTGAACCCGTGACCGTACGCGCCGATCCCGCCCGGCTCCAGCAGGTGCTCGTCAACCTGCTGGCCAACGCCCGTACGCACACCCCGCCGGGGACGACCGTCACCGTCTCCGTCCAGCCGTCCGTACGCGCCGGAGACCCGGTCACGCTGGAGGTGCGGGACGACGGGCCGGGCATCCCGGCCGAGCTGCTGCCGCACGTCTTCGAGCGGTTCGCGCGCGGGGACGCCTCCCGCTCACGCGGGGCCGGCACGGAGACGGCCACCGGCTCCACCGGCCTCGGTCTCGCCATCGTGCAGGCCGTCGTCTCCGCGCACGGCGGGCGCGTACGGGTGGACTCGGCGCCCGGCCGGACGGTCTTCGCGGTCGAGCTGCCCGCGGAAGCGGCCCCGGACGCCCCGGACGCCCCGGACGCCTCGTACGCCCCGGACGAGGACTCTCCCGCCGAAGCAGCCCCGGACGCCCCGTACGAGAACTCTTCCGCCGAAGCAGCCCCGTACACGCACTCACAGGGCAGGGACAGGCTCACCACACCGGTGTGA